One window of Tenacibaculum maritimum NCIMB 2154 genomic DNA carries:
- a CDS encoding SulP family inorganic anion transporter encodes MKNLFSNLKGDLFGGITAGIVALPLALAFGVSSGLGPSAGLYGAIFISFFAALFGGTSTQISGPTAPMTAVSMVVIASIIATNDGDVSKALPAILTVFLLAGFFQIGLGVIGLGKYIRYIPYPVVSGFMTAIGVIILITQVLPSLGYYPKEDTDFVANFKPQAEEVILENILKEEAGEGILVLENFKETINRAEKITDADILKESKTLAGKEASGVLGAIKVLPRALKNINLLELLLALGTIIIIYGFKRITTAIPSTLVALVVMTGIALGFGLNYRPIEEIPGGLPIPNMGIFANFSISGLTPYIFTALTLALLGAIDSLLTSVVADNMTKTKHKPNQELIGQGIGNSIAALFGGIPGAGATIRTVVNINSGGKTKLSGMIAGIMLLVILLGLGPIASKIPAAVLAGILITVGIGVMDYKGLRAIPSLPRDIKLGPIKLSSEVLIMLVVLFLSTFWNLVYAVGIGLVIASLMFMKKIGDLTATNSNVKPLNEEAWPDEINFPKNLVEEVFIKHIKGPLFFGSTSDFQQIIKQIPNTASTIIIRMDRMQYIDQSGLYALEDTLVDLKKENKNVLLVDVQQQPRYMMERIDIIPDLIEEKFIFNTFNECLTWVQQNVKENL; translated from the coding sequence ATGAAAAATTTATTTAGTAATCTTAAAGGAGATTTATTCGGTGGTATTACCGCCGGAATAGTAGCTTTGCCGCTAGCACTTGCTTTTGGTGTTTCTTCTGGACTAGGACCTAGTGCAGGACTATATGGAGCTATTTTTATTAGCTTTTTTGCTGCTTTGTTTGGAGGAACAAGCACTCAAATATCGGGCCCCACTGCTCCTATGACCGCAGTAAGTATGGTTGTTATCGCATCTATCATAGCTACTAATGATGGAGATGTATCTAAAGCATTACCTGCTATTTTAACTGTTTTTTTACTTGCTGGATTCTTCCAAATTGGACTTGGAGTTATTGGACTTGGTAAATACATTCGCTATATTCCATACCCTGTTGTTTCTGGATTTATGACTGCTATTGGTGTGATCATCTTAATCACTCAAGTATTACCTTCTTTAGGTTATTACCCAAAAGAGGATACGGATTTTGTTGCTAATTTTAAGCCACAGGCAGAAGAGGTAATTCTTGAGAATATTTTAAAAGAAGAAGCTGGAGAAGGTATTTTAGTTTTAGAAAACTTTAAAGAAACAATTAATAGAGCTGAAAAAATTACTGATGCCGATATTTTAAAAGAATCTAAAACATTGGCTGGAAAAGAAGCTTCTGGAGTTTTAGGAGCTATAAAAGTATTGCCTAGAGCTTTAAAAAACATCAATCTTTTAGAACTTCTTTTAGCCTTAGGTACTATCATCATCATTTATGGTTTTAAACGAATTACAACTGCTATCCCTAGTACTTTAGTGGCATTGGTAGTGATGACTGGAATAGCACTGGGCTTTGGCTTAAATTACCGACCTATTGAAGAAATTCCTGGAGGATTGCCAATACCTAATATGGGTATTTTTGCAAACTTCAGCATTAGCGGACTTACTCCCTATATTTTTACTGCTTTAACATTGGCTTTATTAGGAGCTATTGACTCTTTATTAACATCTGTTGTGGCAGATAATATGACAAAAACAAAACACAAACCTAATCAAGAGTTAATTGGTCAAGGAATTGGGAATAGTATTGCTGCTTTATTTGGAGGAATTCCTGGAGCGGGAGCTACAATTCGTACTGTTGTAAATATCAATTCTGGGGGAAAAACAAAACTTTCAGGTATGATTGCAGGTATCATGTTATTGGTTATTCTATTAGGCTTAGGACCTATCGCTTCTAAAATACCCGCTGCTGTTTTGGCTGGAATTTTAATTACTGTTGGTATTGGAGTAATGGATTATAAAGGGCTACGTGCAATACCTAGTTTGCCTCGCGATATAAAATTAGGTCCTATTAAGTTAAGCTCTGAAGTATTAATCATGCTTGTTGTTTTATTTCTTTCTACTTTTTGGAATTTAGTATATGCCGTTGGTATTGGATTGGTTATTGCTTCTTTAATGTTTATGAAAAAAATAGGAGATTTAACTGCTACAAACTCAAATGTAAAGCCTCTAAATGAAGAAGCATGGCCTGATGAAATCAATTTTCCTAAAAATCTTGTAGAGGAAGTTTTTATTAAACATATTAAGGGACCTCTATTTTTTGGATCAACTAGCGATTTCCAACAAATTATAAAACAAATTCCTAATACTGCTTCAACCATCATCATCCGTATGGATAGAATGCAGTACATAGATCAATCAGGGTTATATGCCTTAGAGGATACTCTTGTTGATTTAAAAAAGGAAAACAAAAATGTATTATTAGTAGATGTACAGCAACAACCTCGCTATATGATGGAACGTATTGATATTATTCCTGATTTAATAGAAGAAAAGTTTATTTTTAATACCTTTAATGAGTGCCTAACTTGGGTACAACAAAACGTAAAAGAAAATCTTTAA
- a CDS encoding carbonic anhydrase family protein has translation MRNTAITKDIQTALTPNAVLQDLLAGNTRYTSNNLTASNVNDLVTQTTGGQFPKAVILSCIDSRVPVEMVFDQTIGDVFVARVAGNFENVDILGSMEYSCAVAGSKLVLVLGHESCGAVKAACDGVELGNITSMLNNITPAVKLASEQVAGENNSSNSDFVAKTVENNVKLTIDRIREKSKILQEMEDNGEIAIVGGVYSLKTGQVTML, from the coding sequence ATGAGAAACACAGCTATTACAAAAGATATACAAACAGCATTAACTCCTAATGCTGTATTGCAAGACTTATTAGCAGGAAATACTCGTTATACGAGTAATAACCTAACGGCTTCTAATGTGAATGATTTAGTAACGCAAACTACGGGAGGACAATTTCCTAAAGCAGTAATATTATCATGTATTGACTCACGTGTGCCTGTAGAAATGGTGTTTGACCAAACTATTGGCGATGTTTTTGTAGCACGTGTGGCAGGAAATTTTGAAAATGTAGATATTTTAGGTAGTATGGAATATTCTTGCGCTGTTGCTGGAAGTAAATTAGTACTTGTTTTAGGACATGAAAGCTGCGGTGCTGTTAAAGCTGCTTGCGATGGCGTAGAACTAGGCAATATTACTTCTATGTTAAATAATATTACTCCTGCTGTAAAATTAGCTTCAGAGCAGGTAGCTGGAGAAAACAATTCTTCTAACAGCGATTTTGTTGCTAAAACTGTTGAAAACAATGTAAAATTAACCATAGATCGGATTCGCGAAAAAAGTAAAATCTTACAAGAAATGGAAGACAATGGTGAAATTGCTATTGTTGGCGGAGTTTACTCTTTAAAAACAGGACAGGTAACTATGTTATAG